Part of the Flavobacterium alkalisoli genome is shown below.
TAGAGACCGTGTTATTACCTATCAGAGATGGGCTCACTGTTAGTAGGGTTATCTAAATTTTCCTTTTGCTGAGGAAACAATTTATCCCTTAAATAACGGTAAAGCAATAACATTAACGAGGCAGTGAATATACCCCATACAAAACCTGAAAGTATATCACCCGGATAATGCAGTGCTAAATATATCCTGCTGTAAGCAAATATAAGCGGCCATAAAAATATAAAGCCCATATATTTAAGATAAGGCCTTAATACATGATACAAAAAGAAGGCACATGCCATTGAGTTTGATGCATGACCCGAGAAAAAACTAAAGGAAGTACTGTACTTAAAGCCTCTTACATACCCCGCTATTTCAGGATTATTTAGCGGGCGAAGCCTTTGAACCGTGTTTTTAAACAGATTGGTTGTCTGATCGGTAAGTGTTATTAAAAGGGATATAAGTATAACGACTAAAAGAGCATGTCTCCACCCTAACCTTTTAAAAGCAAGATATAGGATAAGCGCAAAAACAGGTATCCAGTTGAATTGTTTTGTAATAAAAAGCCAGAAACCATCGAAAGTTTCTGTACCCAGCGAATTCAAATAAACTAAAAGGTTCTTATCCTGTTCAAGGAGCCATTCAAGCATTTATCGTATACGTTTTATAGGCCCGGAGGCATCTTCTATATCTTCTTTAACTTTATTTATTTCCTGATTTATATCAGTTGTAATATTACCACCGGTCCTGTTTACGTCAGAACCTAAATCAGTAAATGTTCTTTTTATATCATTCACGTCGGCACTTTTATTAATCTCCGACTTAATTTCGTTGGTGGCGTTTTTAAGCTGTTTCATTCCCTTACCTAAAGTACGCGCTATTTCGGGTATTCTGTCAGACCCAAACAGCATAAGTACTACCATTATGATAAAGAAAAGCTCTCCTCCTCCTATTCCAAACATAACTTCAGATTTTATATTACAAATGTAATTATATTTACGTTGTTTGCTCTGCTAAAGATGTTTAATTATCCTTTTTTAATCGATTTTAACTATTACCTCCCTTCTAATTCATCAAATTTAGATTTCACCTCTTCTTTAGGCCAAACATTATTGCTTACATCAATATCTGCCGTTAATAATTTAGGGTCAAGCGTAATCTTTTTAACCTTTTTCTCCACAGCAAAAACACGCGAAGCTGTTTGGTTGTTCATACGCCATATCTGTACCGGGAAATTAAAGTTCTCTGTAGTGCCATCTTCGTATGTAAACTCAACCAGTATAGGCATTAGCATATTACCCGGCTTATTAAAGGTCACTTCATAAAAGTAATTTGGCTGCTTTAATTCTGCCTGTTCAGCTCCTGTAAAATTCTCATTCACATAATCAGAAAGAAGTTTAATATCCTGTGCTTTTTTAGCTTTCCCGTCATTTTCTGAAACCATGTATACAAACGGACCTTTATCTCTTCCAAACCTACCTCTTTTCACAGAATAATCATCCATATCCGCAGGCCTTTCATCAGTTACATAAAACTGCTTTACATCCTGAATACCTAAATCAACATAATCTGTAGAATAGAACCACCCTCTCCAAAACCAGTCAAGATCTACTGCCGAAGCATCTTCCATAGTCCTGAAAAAGTCCTCTGGTGTAGGGTGTTTAAATTTCCACCTGTTTGCGTAGGTTTTAAAAGCATAGTCAAACAACTCATGCCCCATAACAACTTCACGAAGTATATTTAATCCTGTTGCCGGTTTGGCGTATGCATTGTTACCAAACTGATACAGCGATTCAGAATTCGTCATAATTGGCGCTATAGATTTTTGATTACCGCTCATGTAAGGAACAATTTTAGCCGCAGGCCCTCTGGACGAAGGATAATCTTCTTCAAACTCCTGCTCTGTAAGGTATTCCAAAAAGGTATTAAGACCTTCATCCATCCACGTCCACTGGCGCTCATCAGAGTTAACTATCATGGGGAAAAAATTATGCCCTACCTCGTGTATAATAACACTGGTCATACCATATTTAATCCTTTCACTTACAAAACCATTTTCATCAGGACGCCCGTAATTCCAACATATCATAGGATATTCCATTCCCTGGTCTTCTGCCGAAACAGAAACCGCTTTAGGGTAAGGATAATCAAACGTATATTTTGAATACGTTCTTAGTGTATGTGCCACTACCCTTGTAGACCTGTCTCCCCATAACGGGTTACTTTCTTTAGGATAAAGTGAAACAGCCATAGCTGTTTTACCTGATAACTGCACCGCCATAGCATCGTAGATAAACTTCCTTGAGGTTGAAAAAGCAAAATCCCTTACGTTTTCTGCCTTAAACTTCCAGGTTTTCTTTTTATCGCTAAAACCTTTTTCCGCCTGCTCTGCCTCTGCCTGTGTTACAATAACCACAGGATTGTCAAACGACTTTGTTGCCTGCTCATAACGTTTAACCTGCTCGGCAGTAAATACATCCTTACGGTTTGTAAGTTCGCCTGTAGCCTCCATAACGTGATCGGCAGGAACAGTAATGTTTACCTCAAAATTACCAAACGGAAGAGCAAACTCTCCTCCGCCCCAAAACTGCATGTTCTGCCAGCCTTCCACATCATTATAAACAGCCATACGCGGGTAAAACTGCGCAATTACATAGAGATTATTACCATCTTTATCAAAATGCTCATAACCTGAACGACCTCCTATCTTCCTATAATTATTTACATTATACCACCATTTAATGGAAAATGAAATCTTGTCGCCCGATTTTAACGGCTGCGGAAGATCTATCCTCATCATGGTTTGGTTCACTATATAATTAAGCGGATTGCCTTTAGCATCTTTTACATGTTCTATTTTAAAACCACCATCAAATCCCTGCTCCATAAAGTTTCTTGAAAAATTATCAGGCGGGTAAGCCTTATTTACCCTTTGGTTTTCTACAAGAGGTGACTGTGAAGTTCTAGACCTTCTGTTTTGATCCAGCTGCACCCACAAGTAGTCAAGATTTTCAGGAGAGTTATTATGATAGGTAATGGTTTCGTTACCATAAATTTTAGTATTCCTGTCATCCAGTTCTATATCCATTTTATAATCGGCCTGCTGTTGGTAATAAGCAGGTCCCGGAGCACCCGATGCCGTACGGAACATATTTGGTGTAGCCATAAGATCGTACATTTGGCTAAACCTGTTATTATCATAATGACCCTGTTCCCTTTCGGTCTTTTCCTGTGCTGTTAATGGTAAAGAAGCTAGTGCGGCTAAAAAATATGCTAGTTTTTTCATGTCCTTAATTAATAGTGTAAAATGTCCTGTGGGTTATCATTAGTAAGCAAAAGACTTTTTTTGTTACCGTCTATTTTGGTATTTATGATATTTTGCTGCTCAGGATATGCGTCAAAAAGCATTGTGTTTCTAACCTCGAGTGTTTTTATTTTGCCTTTTGCTTCGGCAGTGATATACAGTATAAGTATATCATCTTCGGTTTCACGCCCAAGTATTTTAAGAGGTTTAACGGTACCGTTTACTTTTACCTGAAGTTTTTCGGTTACATACTGATTGATGTATTTATCGGCATCGGCAACTTCTTTTTTTGTACACAGGAAAAACTGCTTTTTATTCTTATCAGAAAGCACCTTATCCAAATCATCAATAAAAATACGGGCAGTAATTTGCAGCTCTTTTTTTTCAGGAACCTGCTCCATCATAAAAACAGCCACATAGTATTTATGCACAGCGGCTGATGTTAGTACAGCTGCCAGCATAAAAAGGAACGTATATCGTATTATAACCTTCACGTTCCAAATGTAATAAAACTTATTTTATTTCTCCATATTGCGGTACTCTTCACCTTTCTTAATAAGATAATCGGTAAGTTCAAACTCCTTATCCGGAGCCAGCAGTTTAGCCGACTCTTCGCCATTATCACAATAAGCAAGGAAAAGGCCTATTTCCTCATGTTTTAGTTTAAGGGTTTCAGTAAAGAAATAGTAGGTGAATTTTTCCTGAGCGACCTCACTAAAGGTCTTACCGTCAAGATACTCTTTTGTATAATCTTTTTTACGCCCTTTGGGCTTAAATATCATGTCATATATTTTTACAAAATCCATACCCGGCAGTCGCGGCTCTGCACTTGGAAAAGCAGGATTCACAGGAATTTTGTCTACTACATCCACACCTTCCATCAATTTTTTAGCATCGAGATCAGATGTATAAATACGCGTTTTTATACCTTTACTGTCCTCCTCAAGATTACCCGTTAATGTTGTTATAATAACCTCATCAAGCATTGTAACATCTAAATCCAGTTTTATGGTAAGCCTCTCATCGGTAAAATGATCTTCAACAAGTATAAGCATTGCTGGCCTAAACGTTAAGCTCGAAAAATAAAGGGTATCGGCAGGCTGTGCATAAATGGTAAACAGCCCATTATCATTTGTTATAGCCTTAATATTTGTGTTTTTGTTAAGTACAGTAATATACTCGACTTTAAGGGAATCGGCCACTACCTTACCTCGCAGTAATTTCCTCCCTTCCTGAGCAAACAGTAAAACCGGAAATAACACAACTAAAACCAACAACAACTTTTTCATAATGCATATTTTTTATTGTACCCGAGAGGTACTACATAAAGATACAAAATTTAACCGTTAAAGAGTATTAAGAAATTACTTACTTCTGCAGTTCTTCCAAAAGTATTTCCCTGTATTTTATAGCGAGATTGCTTAGAATGAACTTTGCTTTCTGATCATTCTTTTCCCTTAAGGCATCAACAAGCGTTTTATCCTCAATGGCATAAAATACAAAACCTCCGGTATAATCTTTAGGGATACCCAGTTTGGTTTCCATCTCTTCTTCGGTATACAAGCCGTATACCATATCAAAAGCGGTTTCCTTTCCTTCGGTAACAACCTCTTTTTTAAGCCGTTTTGTTTTTCCTGTTATCGTGTTTATAACCGCATCAAAAGATTTACTTCCTGCCAATATGCCTAAAACATCAAATACTGATTTTATTTCTCCTGCAGTATATAGCTTCTTCTCTGCGGGGGTATATTGTTTTTGTCCTTCCGGCACAATACCCATAGCTTCGGGATTCAGGTTTTCATACTTATTAATAACTACTTCTTCCAGCTCATAAGTACCTAAATCTACAATAAGCAATTGGTTAAAATCCTGTTCCCTTATAATTATTCTTCCTGTATACGGATTGGTTGTCTCCACAACCAATGTATCTGACACCGCTACCTCTATGGTAAAATTCCCCAGTGTATCTGTCTTCGTTTCAACGCGAGAATTTAAATTTACCACTCCCCTTTTAGGAATGGGAATACTGGCTGCAACAACCCTTCCTTTAATGGGTTTTCGCTGTTGTGCATTAACCGAGAGGGTCAAAAGAAAAATGACAATAAAAAATCTAATCTTCATTTGGTGTGGCTATATCTGGTTTGGCTACGGCAGTACTGTCCGTTTTTTGTTCCGATTCAATAAGATTTCCATCTTTATCAATAACACCATCCTCCCTGAGCAGACCAAGGTACTTAACCGAAAGTCCGTTCATTAAGAATTTAGCCATTGTATTATTCTTTGCTTTTATAGCATCGGCAAAATGCTTATCTTCCACTATATAATATATAAACCCACCCACATATTCTTCGGGAATCTTAAATTCCTTTATAATATCATCGGTATCATAAATATAGTTTATTTTAGCCATGAGCATTTCTTTCTTTTCATACTCAATGCCTTTTTTAAGCGCTTTCTTCTTTCCGTTTAGGCTATTTATTATACCGTCTATACCATTACTTGCAGTAAAAAGCCTTCTCTCAGCAGGAGTGTATCTTTTTTGACCCTTTGGCACTATCCCTAAAGACTCTGCGGTTATATGATTGTAGTTTTCTATCACCACCTCATTCAGCATATTTACCATAGGTTCAAGCTCCACAAAAAACAGGTTTTCGCCTATATCCTCTTTTTCAACAACCACACGTCTGTCCTTAACCTGTATGGCAGAAAATATAAGTGTGTCCTTAGGCTTTGCCATAATGGTAAAGTAACCTCCGGGCTGTGTTGTTACTGAAGCTTCGCTGTTTTTGTTGATAACATAAATGCCTTCAAGCTCATCGGCCTGCGATTTTATCTTGCCTTTAAGGGGTTTTCTTTCTTCTTCCTGAGCAAATGAAGGAGAAGCTATAAACAAGACTGTAAACAGAAAAAATAAATTTTTCAATGGTATAGGTAAATAGGTGACAATTATAAAAGAAAAGGATATGATTGCCTGAGAATTTGCAGGCTTGAAAATCTTTGTAACTTTACCTTTTCTTACTTACTGATAAACGAATGAAAAAAATAATTATTGCAAGCACCTCCACATTACACGGAGGCGGATACCTTGATTACCTAACCGATACACTTAAAGAACATTTTAAAAGCTGTAGTTCCCTGCTTTTTGTACCCTATGCCAGGCCGGGAGGCATAAGCCATGATGACTACACCAAAAAGGCTGCTGAGTTTTTCAGTTCTCTCAATATAAACGTAAAAGGGATTCATGAATTTGAAAACCCAGTAGAGGCCGTACAAAATGCCGAAGCTATTTTTACCGGAGGAGGAAATACCTTCCTTTTAGTAACGCAACTATACCAAAACAAGGTAATGGATGCTATTAAGACTGTAGTTGAAAAAGGCACTCCTTATTTAGGCACCAGCGCAGGAAGCAATATTTGCGGGCTTACTATGGAGACTACTAACGACATGCCTATTATCTATCCGCCAAGCTTTGATACATTAGGGCTGATTCCTTTTAATATCAATCCGCATTATTTAGACCCCATTGCAGGTTCAACCCACATGGGCGAAACACGCGAAACCCGCATTAAGGAGTTTCATCAGTTTAATCCGCAGCCTGTATTAGGCCTTCGTGAAGGCAGCTGGCTTGAAGTTAATGCAGACATCATAACACTTAGAGGAAGCCTACAGGCACGCCTTTTCAGACAGAATACAGAACCTGAGGAAATAGAAACCGGGACAGATTTATCCTGGTTAAAATAAGGCAATAAAAAACCCAAACTTTTCAGTTCGGGTTTTGATTTTGAGCGGAAGACGAGGCTCGAACTCGCGACAACCAGCTTGGAAGGCTGGAGCTCTACCAACTGAGCTACTTCCGCATTATTGTGGTGCAAATATACGTAATAAGATTTTACAGTTGCAAACTTTTTTTTAAAAAAATTTTCTCCTCAGCCCGCATTATTACTTAAAATATTTATTATTAATTTGTTATCAGAAAAAAAATTTCATGTATTCTGTAAAACAAATTAGTTCTCAGCAAACTTATGCTGTAAGGCAGCCCGTTTTAAGACCGGGAAAACATATTGACTCCTGTATATTTGATGGCGACGATCTTCCGCAAACCGTACATTTTGGTGTTTACGACTCAGATAACCTTGTTGGTATAGTCTCTGTATTCAGGGTTTCACATCCAGACTTTGCCAATGCTAATCAATACCAGCTGCGCGGCATGGCTGTTTTACCTACCCATCAAAAGAAAGGACTGGGCGACTTACTACTGGAGGCAGCAGAAAATTACATAAAACAACAGGGTACAGACCTGATATGGTTTAATGCCCGCGAAGTGGCTGTTGGCTTTTACAGCAAGGCAGGGTACACTATTTCAGGTGAATTGTTTGAAATTCCAACTGTGGGGCCGCATTACGTTATGTTTAAACTGGTATAGTCGATTTTTAATTAAATCATCAATTATTTAACTAAAACGTTATCGTAATCTCGATTTTGTTTTGTAATTTTATTACAAACAATCACCCCATGATAGCCCGTGTCTACATTGCAGGCTTATTTTTTTTGCTGTCAGGATGCGCAAAGGATCCTCACACTGTAAAAAATTTGCCCGTAGCCAAGGCTCAGGAAGTGGTTAAAATCCACCCAAACAACACTGCTTTTACAATAGACAGCACTTACTTAGAAAGTTCGGCAAAAAATATAAGGGAATTTTACAAAGACAAAAAATATAAAGCCCTATGGACAGACGAAAAAGACAGAAAGACACTGTTACTGTCTATAGCCTCAGCCGAACAGGATGGCCTGCAGCCTAACGACTATAACTACGATACACTTACCGCTTTTGAAAAAAATAAAGATTTAAACAAAGAAAAAAGCGCAGCGTATGACGTTTTACTAACACAGTCGTTTTATAAGCTGGCACTACACTTATTTAAGGGAAAAATATCGGCAGCATCGTTATACCCTGACTGGGCATTAGAGCAAAAAAAACTGGATATAGGCCCATTGCTGAATGAAGCCCTTAAAAACCACACAGTGGATAAAATAATAGACCGCTGCAGGCCTCCTCATAAAACCTACGAAGGTTTACGCAAATGCCTGGCTTACCTAAACAGCATGCCCGATGACGGTACATTACAAACTGTAACCATAAAAGAATCTATAAAAGAAAACGATTCCCTTGATCAGGTTGTCTTAGTACGAAAAAGGCTTGCCTACTGGCGGGATCTTGAACAGAGCGACACCATAAGCCCTGTTTATGACACCAAAGCCATAGAAGCGGTTAAAAAATTTCAGGAGCGGCACGGCATCCTTCCCGATGGTGCTGTAGGCAAAAAGACCGCCGAAGCATTAAATACTACCCGGCAGCAACGCATAGAACAGGTAGTGGTTAATCTGGAACGCTGGCGTTGGTTCGCTTACGATTTTGGAGAAAAAGCCATACTGATAAATATCCCTGACTACAGACTTGCCTTTATTGAAAACAATGACACCATAGCCACCCATAAAGTAGTTGTAGGAAGACCGGACAGGCCTACCCCCGTACTGGACTCAAAAATAAATTACCTTGTGGTAAACCCAACCTGGACAGTACCTCCTACTATACTGGAAAAAGACCTTACTCCAAAGGCTACAGATGATGTTAGCTATTTCACAAACAATAACCTTCGCATTTTTGACAAAGACAGCAATGAAATTTTACCTGAAGACTGGAAGCCTGAAATGGCTAAAAACTACAGGTATGTACAGGGATCG
Proteins encoded:
- a CDS encoding phosphatase PAP2 family protein, which gives rise to MLEWLLEQDKNLLVYLNSLGTETFDGFWLFITKQFNWIPVFALILYLAFKRLGWRHALLVVILISLLITLTDQTTNLFKNTVQRLRPLNNPEIAGYVRGFKYSTSFSFFSGHASNSMACAFFLYHVLRPYLKYMGFIFLWPLIFAYSRIYLALHYPGDILSGFVWGIFTASLMLLLYRYLRDKLFPQQKENLDNPTNSEPISDR
- a CDS encoding Sec-independent protein translocase subunit TatA/TatB, translated to MFGIGGGELFFIIMVVLMLFGSDRIPEIARTLGKGMKQLKNATNEIKSEINKSADVNDIKRTFTDLGSDVNRTGGNITTDINQEINKVKEDIEDASGPIKRIR
- a CDS encoding M1 family metallopeptidase; translated protein: MKKLAYFLAALASLPLTAQEKTEREQGHYDNNRFSQMYDLMATPNMFRTASGAPGPAYYQQQADYKMDIELDDRNTKIYGNETITYHNNSPENLDYLWVQLDQNRRSRTSQSPLVENQRVNKAYPPDNFSRNFMEQGFDGGFKIEHVKDAKGNPLNYIVNQTMMRIDLPQPLKSGDKISFSIKWWYNVNNYRKIGGRSGYEHFDKDGNNLYVIAQFYPRMAVYNDVEGWQNMQFWGGGEFALPFGNFEVNITVPADHVMEATGELTNRKDVFTAEQVKRYEQATKSFDNPVVIVTQAEAEQAEKGFSDKKKTWKFKAENVRDFAFSTSRKFIYDAMAVQLSGKTAMAVSLYPKESNPLWGDRSTRVVAHTLRTYSKYTFDYPYPKAVSVSAEDQGMEYPMICWNYGRPDENGFVSERIKYGMTSVIIHEVGHNFFPMIVNSDERQWTWMDEGLNTFLEYLTEQEFEEDYPSSRGPAAKIVPYMSGNQKSIAPIMTNSESLYQFGNNAYAKPATGLNILREVVMGHELFDYAFKTYANRWKFKHPTPEDFFRTMEDASAVDLDWFWRGWFYSTDYVDLGIQDVKQFYVTDERPADMDDYSVKRGRFGRDKGPFVYMVSENDGKAKKAQDIKLLSDYVNENFTGAEQAELKQPNYFYEVTFNKPGNMLMPILVEFTYEDGTTENFNFPVQIWRMNNQTASRVFAVEKKVKKITLDPKLLTADIDVSNNVWPKEEVKSKFDELEGR
- a CDS encoding DUF6702 family protein, producing the protein MLAAVLTSAAVHKYYVAVFMMEQVPEKKELQITARIFIDDLDKVLSDKNKKQFFLCTKKEVADADKYINQYVTEKLQVKVNGTVKPLKILGRETEDDILILYITAEAKGKIKTLEVRNTMLFDAYPEQQNIINTKIDGNKKSLLLTNDNPQDILHY
- a CDS encoding peptidase associated/transthyretin-like domain-containing protein, with protein sequence MKKLLLVLVVLFPVLLFAQEGRKLLRGKVVADSLKVEYITVLNKNTNIKAITNDNGLFTIYAQPADTLYFSSLTFRPAMLILVEDHFTDERLTIKLDLDVTMLDEVIITTLTGNLEEDSKGIKTRIYTSDLDAKKLMEGVDVVDKIPVNPAFPSAEPRLPGMDFVKIYDMIFKPKGRKKDYTKEYLDGKTFSEVAQEKFTYYFFTETLKLKHEEIGLFLAYCDNGEESAKLLAPDKEFELTDYLIKKGEEYRNMEK
- a CDS encoding peptidase associated/transthyretin-like domain-containing protein yields the protein MKNLFFLFTVLFIASPSFAQEEERKPLKGKIKSQADELEGIYVINKNSEASVTTQPGGYFTIMAKPKDTLIFSAIQVKDRRVVVEKEDIGENLFFVELEPMVNMLNEVVIENYNHITAESLGIVPKGQKRYTPAERRLFTASNGIDGIINSLNGKKKALKKGIEYEKKEMLMAKINYIYDTDDIIKEFKIPEEYVGGFIYYIVEDKHFADAIKAKNNTMAKFLMNGLSVKYLGLLREDGVIDKDGNLIESEQKTDSTAVAKPDIATPNED
- the pepE gene encoding dipeptidase PepE; protein product: MKKIIIASTSTLHGGGYLDYLTDTLKEHFKSCSSLLFVPYARPGGISHDDYTKKAAEFFSSLNINVKGIHEFENPVEAVQNAEAIFTGGGNTFLLVTQLYQNKVMDAIKTVVEKGTPYLGTSAGSNICGLTMETTNDMPIIYPPSFDTLGLIPFNINPHYLDPIAGSTHMGETRETRIKEFHQFNPQPVLGLREGSWLEVNADIITLRGSLQARLFRQNTEPEEIETGTDLSWLK
- a CDS encoding GNAT family N-acetyltransferase — encoded protein: MYSVKQISSQQTYAVRQPVLRPGKHIDSCIFDGDDLPQTVHFGVYDSDNLVGIVSVFRVSHPDFANANQYQLRGMAVLPTHQKKGLGDLLLEAAENYIKQQGTDLIWFNAREVAVGFYSKAGYTISGELFEIPTVGPHYVMFKLV
- a CDS encoding L,D-transpeptidase family protein, whose product is MPVAKAQEVVKIHPNNTAFTIDSTYLESSAKNIREFYKDKKYKALWTDEKDRKTLLLSIASAEQDGLQPNDYNYDTLTAFEKNKDLNKEKSAAYDVLLTQSFYKLALHLFKGKISAASLYPDWALEQKKLDIGPLLNEALKNHTVDKIIDRCRPPHKTYEGLRKCLAYLNSMPDDGTLQTVTIKESIKENDSLDQVVLVRKRLAYWRDLEQSDTISPVYDTKAIEAVKKFQERHGILPDGAVGKKTAEALNTTRQQRIEQVVVNLERWRWFAYDFGEKAILINIPDYRLAFIENNDTIATHKVVVGRPDRPTPVLDSKINYLVVNPTWTVPPTILEKDLTPKATDDVSYFTNNNLRIFDKDSNEILPEDWKPEMAKNYRYVQGSGNSNALGNIKFNYNNRFSVYLHDTNHREMFGRSYRALSSGCVRVHKPLELAEKILTKENSDWNMDKINEMIAAGDTEKIYLKKTNNVHQLYWTAWMDKNGLQFRNDIYNLDKLLYDKLRN